The Pongo abelii isolate AG06213 chromosome 21, NHGRI_mPonAbe1-v2.0_pri, whole genome shotgun sequence genome has a window encoding:
- the TMEM239 gene encoding transmembrane protein 239 isoform X2, producing the protein MMQQPRVETDTIGAGEGPQQAVPWSAWVTRHGWVRWWVSHVPPSWIQWWSTSNWRQPLQRLLWGLEGILYLLLALMLCHALFTTGSYLLSSLWPVVAAVWRHLLPALVLLVLSALPALLFTASFLLLFSTLLSLVGLLTSMTHPGYTQDLDQ; encoded by the coding sequence ATGATGCAGCAGCCGCGAGTGGAGACAGATACCATCGGGGCTGGCGAGGGGCCACAGCAGGCAGTGCCCTGGTCAGCCTGGGTCACAAGGCACGGCTGGGTGCGCTGGTGGGTGAGCCACGTGCCCCCAAGCTGGATCCAGTGGTGGAGCACCTCGAACTGGCGGCAACCGCTGCAGCGCCTGCTGTGGGGTCTGGAGGGGATACTCTACCTGCTGCTGGCATTGATGTTGTGCCATGCACTCTTCACCACTGGCTCCTACCTGCTGAGCTCCTTGTGGCCCGTCGTGGCTGCGGTGTGGCGCCACCTGCTACCGGCTCTCGTGCTGCTGGTGCTCAGTGCTCTGCCTGCCCTCCTCTTCACGGCCTCCTTCCTGCTGCTCTTCTCCACACTGCTGAGCCTCGTGGGCCTCCTCACCTCCATGACTCACCCAGGCTACACTCAGGATTTGGATCAATAG
- the TMEM239 gene encoding transmembrane protein 239 isoform X1, whose translation MRVGTWICLPGRPGRCRKQHDLGNCPEVPRISKALALSPGAPDMMQQPRVETDTIGAGEGPQQAVPWSAWVTRHGWVRWWVSHVPPSWIQWWSTSNWRQPLQRLLWGLEGILYLLLALMLCHALFTTGSYLLSSLWPVVAAVWRHLLPALVLLVLSALPALLFTASFLLLFSTLLSLVGLLTSMTHPGYTQDLDQ comes from the exons ATGAGAGTGGGGACTTGGATCTGCCTGCCAGGCCGTCCTGGGCGCTGCAGGAAGCAACATGACTTAGGTAACTGCCCAGAG GTCCCACGCATCTCCAAGGCCCTGGCCCTCTCCCCAGGTGCACCAGACATGATGCAGCAGCCGCGAGTGGAGACAGATACCATCGGGGCTGGCGAGGGGCCACAGCAGGCAGTGCCCTGGTCAGCCTGGGTCACAAGGCACGGCTGGGTGCGCTGGTGGGTGAGCCACGTGCCCCCAAGCTGGATCCAGTGGTGGAGCACCTCGAACTGGCGGCAACCGCTGCAGCGCCTGCTGTGGGGTCTGGAGGGGATACTCTACCTGCTGCTGGCATTGATGTTGTGCCATGCACTCTTCACCACTGGCTCCTACCTGCTGAGCTCCTTGTGGCCCGTCGTGGCTGCGGTGTGGCGCCACCTGCTACCGGCTCTCGTGCTGCTGGTGCTCAGTGCTCTGCCTGCCCTCCTCTTCACGGCCTCCTTCCTGCTGCTCTTCTCCACACTGCTGAGCCTCGTGGGCCTCCTCACCTCCATGACTCACCCAGGCTACACTCAGGATTTGGATCAATAG
- the PCED1A gene encoding PC-esterase domain-containing protein 1A isoform X1, with translation MVFCLSSEEPRRPLRSDMVHFQASEVQQLLHNKFVVILGDSIQRAVYKDLVLLLQKDSLLTAAQLKAKGELSFEQDQLVAGGQLGELHNGTQYREVRQFCSGSGHHLVRFYFLTRVYSEYLEDVLEELTYGPAPDLVIINSCLWDLSRYGRCSMESYRENLERVFVRMDQVLPDSCLLVWNMAMPLGERITGGFLLPELQPLAGSLRRDVVEGNFYSATLAGDHCFDVLDLHFHFRHAVQHRHRDGVHWDQHAHRHLSHLLLSHVADAWGVELPKRGYPPDPWIEDWAEMNHPFQGSHRQTPDFGEHLALLPPPPSSLPPPMPFPYPLPQPSPPPLFPPLPQDTPFFPGQPFPPHEFFNYNPVEDFSMPSHLGCGPGVNFVPGPLPPPIPGPNPHGQHWGPVVHRGMPRYVPNSPYHVRRMGGPCRQRLRHSERLIHTYKLDRRPPAHSGTWPG, from the exons TTCAGAGGGCTGTGTACAAGGACCTGGTGCTCTTGCTCCAGAAAGACTCACTGCTCACAGCTGCCCAGCTGAAAGCCAAG GGGGAGCTGAGCTTTGAACAGGACCAGCTGGTGGCTGGGGGCCAGCTGGGCGAGCTGCACAACGGGACACAGTACCGTGAGGTCCGCCAGTTCTGCTCGGGCTCTGGCCACCACCTTGTGCGCTTCTACTTCCTCACTCGTGTTTACTCCGAGTACCTTGAGGATGTTCTGGAAGAGCTGACATATGGACCTGCCCCGGACCTGGTGATCATCAACTCCTGCCTCTGGGATCTCTCCAG ATATGGTCGCTGCTCAATGGAGAGCTACCGGGAGAACCTGGAGCGGGTGTTTGTGCGCATGGACCAAGTATTGCCAGACTCCTGCCTGCTGGTGTGGAACATGGCGATGCCCCTCGGGGAGCGTATCACTGGGGGTTTCCTCCTGCCAGAG CTCCAGCCCCTGGCAGGCTCCCTGCGGCGGGATGTGGTTGAAGGGAACTTCTACAGTGCTACGCTGGCCGGTGACCACTGCTTCGATGTCCTAGACCTCCACTTTCACTTCCGGCATGCAGTACAGCACCGTCATCGGGATGGTGTCCACTGGGACCAACATGCGCACCGCCACCTCTCACACCTGCTTCTGAGCCATGTGGCTGACGCCTGGGGCGTGGAGCTGCCCAAGCGTGGCTATCCCCCTG ACCCGTGGATTGAGGACTGGGCAGAGATGAATCATCCATTCCAGGGAAGCCATAGGCAGACCCCAGACTTCGGGGAGCACCTGGCCTtgctcccacccccaccttcttCTTTGCCTCCTCCCATGCCTTTTCCCTACCCGCTTCCTCAGCCCTCGCCACCTCCCCtcttcccacccctgccccaggatACCCCTTTTTTCCCAGGCCAGCCTTTCCCACCCCATGAATTCTTCAACTATAATCCAGTGGAGGACTTCTCGATGCCATCCCACTTAG GATGTGGCCCTGGAGTGAACTTTGTGCCTGGCCCTCTGCCACCTCCAATCCCTGGCCCTAATCCCCATGGTCAGCACTGGGGCCCAGTGGTCCACCGGGGGATGCCACGCTATGTTCCTAACAGCCCCTACCATGTGCGGAGAATGGGGGGGCCCTGCAGGCAGCGGCTCAGACACTCAGAGAGACTGATCCACACATACAAACTGGACAGACGGCCTCCTGCCCATTCGGGGACATGGCCTGGGTAG